The proteins below are encoded in one region of Helianthus annuus cultivar XRQ/B chromosome 2, HanXRQr2.0-SUNRISE, whole genome shotgun sequence:
- the LOC110927269 gene encoding F-box protein CPR1 isoform X2: MMDCVEMGDLRNKSTKEKTANKSKQSSEDVNEEKKTEKRNSDVGGGRKRKRYDAYKALFKSQRIRTESVCSTRAEVVHDDIVEQILIRLDVNNLIRCKRVCKSWHSLITSPGFVNRHLNRSYNKDRYDEIGHRRISSTDHHLIGSSTGLVVVCNSPCIYSKFLVGNPLTREVTRLRPPPCIPSPLLCWGFGHDSANDDYAVLVGARAGENENENENENENPTSFQVQLQVLRLSTNVWKVVGEVKYTFITNAGILCNGALHWIVEDQSRKILIISYDISQEVFKEVGQPDDPRYECGSSSRLGIVKGCLCVYAGDENSFIWLMKEYNVKESWERLPRGREMKYDIVHYLRSPKRESLYRIEESCFSGTSEYICVPMKHIDDPVFMQSLVSPYVNRKREEKTEATRQVIAMGLETSLPSSSVYYYSSILLNLHYAFNRGGPSGHDPSA, from the exons GGATTGTGTTGAGATGGGGGATTTACGAAACAAGTCAACAAAAGAAAAAACTGCGAACAAGTCGAAACAAAGTTCAGAAGATGTGAATGAAGAGAAGAAAACCGAAAAGCGGAATTCAGATGTTGGTGGTGGTAGGAAAAGGAAGAGATATGACGCGTATAAGGCTTTGTTCAAATCTCAACGAATAAGAACTGAATCAG TATGTTCCACAAGGGCCGAGGTTGTTCACGACGATATAGTTGAGCAGATACTGATACGGTTAGACGTGAATAATCTGATCCGTTGCAAAAGAGTGTGCAAGTCATGGCACTCATTAATCACAAGTCCAGGTTTCGTTAACCGTCATCTGAACCGTAGTTACAACAAAGATCGCTACGATGAGATCGGACACAGAAGAATAAGTTCGACAGATCATCATCTTATCGGTTCTTCAACTGGCTTGGTAGTTGTATGCAACTCTCCTTGTATTTATTCGAAATTTTTAGTAGGCAATCCGTTGACCAGAGAGGTAACACGGCTCAGACCTCCCCCTTGTATCCCTTCACCGTTATTATGTTGGGGTTTTGGTCACGATTCAGCCAATGATGATTACGCGGTCCTCGTTGGGGCCCGCGCTGGCGAAAACGAAAACGAAAACGAAAACGAGAATGAGAATCcgacaagttttcaagttcaactGCAAGTGTTGAGGTTGAGTACAAACGTTTGGAAAGTTGTTGGAGAAGTGAAGTATACATTTATTACTAACGCGGGTATTTTATGCAATGGCGCGCTTCACTGGATCGTAGAAGATCAAAGCCGGAAGATATTGATTATTTCTTATGATatatctcaagaggtgtttaaaGAAGTCGGTCAACCTGATGATCCAAGATATGAATGTGGTTCTAGTAGCCGCCTCGGGATTGTTAAAGGATGTCTATGCGTGTACGCAGGAGACGAGAATTCTTTTATATGGTTGATGAAGGAGTATAATGTAAAAGAGTCGTGGGAACGGCTACCACGTGGTCGTGAGATGAAGTATGACATTGTTCACTACTTGAGATCACCGAAGCGGGAGAGTTTATATCGTATTGAGGAATCGTGTTTTTCTGGTACTTCGGAATATATATGTGTCCCTATGAAACATATTGATGACCCTGTATTTATGCAGAGTCTTGTATCTCCATATGTTAATCGGAAGCGAGAGGAAAAAACGGAGGCAACTAGGCAAGTAATAGCAATGGGTTTAGAAACTTCCTTGCCTTCGAGTTCGGTTTATTATTATTCATCAATTCTGTTGAATTTACACTATGCGTTTAATCGAGGAGGTCCTTCTGGTCATGATCCAAGTGCCTGA
- the LOC110927269 gene encoding F-box protein CPR1 isoform X3, whose amino-acid sequence MGDLRNKSTKEKTANKSKQSSEDVNEEKKTEKRNSDVGGGRKRKRYDAYKALFKSQRIRTESVTVCSTRAEVVHDDIVEQILIRLDVNNLIRCKRVCKSWHSLITSPGFVNRHLNRSYNKDRYDEIGHRRISSTDHHLIGSSTGLVVVCNSPCIYSKFLVGNPLTREVTRLRPPPCIPSPLLCWGFGHDSANDDYAVLVGARAGENENENENENENPTSFQVQLQVLRLSTNVWKVVGEVKYTFITNAGILCNGALHWIVEDQSRKILIISYDISQEVFKEVGQPDDPRYECGSSSRLGIVKGCLCVYAGDENSFIWLMKEYNVKESWERLPRGREMKYDIVHYLRSPKRESLYRIEESCFSGTSEYICVPMKHIDDPVFMQSLVSPYVNRKREEKTEATRQVIAMGLETSLPSSSVYYYSSILLNLHYAFNRGGPSGHDPSA is encoded by the exons ATGGGGGATTTACGAAACAAGTCAACAAAAGAAAAAACTGCGAACAAGTCGAAACAAAGTTCAGAAGATGTGAATGAAGAGAAGAAAACCGAAAAGCGGAATTCAGATGTTGGTGGTGGTAGGAAAAGGAAGAGATATGACGCGTATAAGGCTTTGTTCAAATCTCAACGAATAAGAACTGAATCAG TTACAGTATGTTCCACAAGGGCCGAGGTTGTTCACGACGATATAGTTGAGCAGATACTGATACGGTTAGACGTGAATAATCTGATCCGTTGCAAAAGAGTGTGCAAGTCATGGCACTCATTAATCACAAGTCCAGGTTTCGTTAACCGTCATCTGAACCGTAGTTACAACAAAGATCGCTACGATGAGATCGGACACAGAAGAATAAGTTCGACAGATCATCATCTTATCGGTTCTTCAACTGGCTTGGTAGTTGTATGCAACTCTCCTTGTATTTATTCGAAATTTTTAGTAGGCAATCCGTTGACCAGAGAGGTAACACGGCTCAGACCTCCCCCTTGTATCCCTTCACCGTTATTATGTTGGGGTTTTGGTCACGATTCAGCCAATGATGATTACGCGGTCCTCGTTGGGGCCCGCGCTGGCGAAAACGAAAACGAAAACGAAAACGAGAATGAGAATCcgacaagttttcaagttcaactGCAAGTGTTGAGGTTGAGTACAAACGTTTGGAAAGTTGTTGGAGAAGTGAAGTATACATTTATTACTAACGCGGGTATTTTATGCAATGGCGCGCTTCACTGGATCGTAGAAGATCAAAGCCGGAAGATATTGATTATTTCTTATGATatatctcaagaggtgtttaaaGAAGTCGGTCAACCTGATGATCCAAGATATGAATGTGGTTCTAGTAGCCGCCTCGGGATTGTTAAAGGATGTCTATGCGTGTACGCAGGAGACGAGAATTCTTTTATATGGTTGATGAAGGAGTATAATGTAAAAGAGTCGTGGGAACGGCTACCACGTGGTCGTGAGATGAAGTATGACATTGTTCACTACTTGAGATCACCGAAGCGGGAGAGTTTATATCGTATTGAGGAATCGTGTTTTTCTGGTACTTCGGAATATATATGTGTCCCTATGAAACATATTGATGACCCTGTATTTATGCAGAGTCTTGTATCTCCATATGTTAATCGGAAGCGAGAGGAAAAAACGGAGGCAACTAGGCAAGTAATAGCAATGGGTTTAGAAACTTCCTTGCCTTCGAGTTCGGTTTATTATTATTCATCAATTCTGTTGAATTTACACTATGCGTTTAATCGAGGAGGTCCTTCTGGTCATGATCCAAGTGCCTGA
- the LOC110927269 gene encoding F-box protein CPR1 isoform X1, whose protein sequence is MMDCVEMGDLRNKSTKEKTANKSKQSSEDVNEEKKTEKRNSDVGGGRKRKRYDAYKALFKSQRIRTESVTVCSTRAEVVHDDIVEQILIRLDVNNLIRCKRVCKSWHSLITSPGFVNRHLNRSYNKDRYDEIGHRRISSTDHHLIGSSTGLVVVCNSPCIYSKFLVGNPLTREVTRLRPPPCIPSPLLCWGFGHDSANDDYAVLVGARAGENENENENENENPTSFQVQLQVLRLSTNVWKVVGEVKYTFITNAGILCNGALHWIVEDQSRKILIISYDISQEVFKEVGQPDDPRYECGSSSRLGIVKGCLCVYAGDENSFIWLMKEYNVKESWERLPRGREMKYDIVHYLRSPKRESLYRIEESCFSGTSEYICVPMKHIDDPVFMQSLVSPYVNRKREEKTEATRQVIAMGLETSLPSSSVYYYSSILLNLHYAFNRGGPSGHDPSA, encoded by the exons GGATTGTGTTGAGATGGGGGATTTACGAAACAAGTCAACAAAAGAAAAAACTGCGAACAAGTCGAAACAAAGTTCAGAAGATGTGAATGAAGAGAAGAAAACCGAAAAGCGGAATTCAGATGTTGGTGGTGGTAGGAAAAGGAAGAGATATGACGCGTATAAGGCTTTGTTCAAATCTCAACGAATAAGAACTGAATCAG TTACAGTATGTTCCACAAGGGCCGAGGTTGTTCACGACGATATAGTTGAGCAGATACTGATACGGTTAGACGTGAATAATCTGATCCGTTGCAAAAGAGTGTGCAAGTCATGGCACTCATTAATCACAAGTCCAGGTTTCGTTAACCGTCATCTGAACCGTAGTTACAACAAAGATCGCTACGATGAGATCGGACACAGAAGAATAAGTTCGACAGATCATCATCTTATCGGTTCTTCAACTGGCTTGGTAGTTGTATGCAACTCTCCTTGTATTTATTCGAAATTTTTAGTAGGCAATCCGTTGACCAGAGAGGTAACACGGCTCAGACCTCCCCCTTGTATCCCTTCACCGTTATTATGTTGGGGTTTTGGTCACGATTCAGCCAATGATGATTACGCGGTCCTCGTTGGGGCCCGCGCTGGCGAAAACGAAAACGAAAACGAAAACGAGAATGAGAATCcgacaagttttcaagttcaactGCAAGTGTTGAGGTTGAGTACAAACGTTTGGAAAGTTGTTGGAGAAGTGAAGTATACATTTATTACTAACGCGGGTATTTTATGCAATGGCGCGCTTCACTGGATCGTAGAAGATCAAAGCCGGAAGATATTGATTATTTCTTATGATatatctcaagaggtgtttaaaGAAGTCGGTCAACCTGATGATCCAAGATATGAATGTGGTTCTAGTAGCCGCCTCGGGATTGTTAAAGGATGTCTATGCGTGTACGCAGGAGACGAGAATTCTTTTATATGGTTGATGAAGGAGTATAATGTAAAAGAGTCGTGGGAACGGCTACCACGTGGTCGTGAGATGAAGTATGACATTGTTCACTACTTGAGATCACCGAAGCGGGAGAGTTTATATCGTATTGAGGAATCGTGTTTTTCTGGTACTTCGGAATATATATGTGTCCCTATGAAACATATTGATGACCCTGTATTTATGCAGAGTCTTGTATCTCCATATGTTAATCGGAAGCGAGAGGAAAAAACGGAGGCAACTAGGCAAGTAATAGCAATGGGTTTAGAAACTTCCTTGCCTTCGAGTTCGGTTTATTATTATTCATCAATTCTGTTGAATTTACACTATGCGTTTAATCGAGGAGGTCCTTCTGGTCATGATCCAAGTGCCTGA